In Ascaphus truei isolate aAscTru1 chromosome 7, aAscTru1.hap1, whole genome shotgun sequence, one genomic interval encodes:
- the LOC142499128 gene encoding immunoglobulin superfamily DCC subclass member 3-like has product MFGRRVCFAAPPEFVQWPQSVSNTPGGTATFTCVAQGVPEPNLLWLKNGKPLPPGENNRLSNSNSTLTILRVTTSDEALYQCIAENTAGTNQASARLAVTLPQEAPSPPEGVTALPLSTSSIQVTWKVPPLEVTDGIIGYVLHICKAGERSSRELQEALNKNTFKHVLSNLEPSTTYSIFLRAYSPVGASRDSNTVLATTLGSVPRPPDFSIKVLNSSAVQVSWALSPEPGQVHGYRLQHRKIPSGSFHGTQILPGNTTSFTYTNLEAASLYEIKLLAFNGNGAGNGTLRFVSLRQSEESPHDADSMCHCQEGESSMLGVVVGIHIGVACIIFCLLFLLFGYRKSLFCKKGTQDNWTVPQVLENTQRQGQDIHSEPRHEGKDEDHRKPAEMVELITQNSSQTLEMDPGHVEVSVEHNICHQSST; this is encoded by the exons ATGTTTGGCCGCCGTGTCTGCTTTGCAGCTCCCCCAGAGTTTGTGCAGTGGCCACAGTCTGTGAGTAATACCCCCGGGGGCACTGCCACCTTCACCTGCGTGGCACAGGGCGTGCCGGAGCCGAACCTGCTGTGGCTGAAAAACGGGAAGCCCCTGCCCCCCGGAGAGAACAACAGGCTGAGCAATTCTAACAG cacgcTGACGATTCTCCGTGTCACCACCTCCGATGAAGCCCTGTACCAGTGTATCGCTGAGAACACTGCTGGCACTAACCAGGCCAGCGCTCGGCTGGCAGTCACTCTGCCCCAGGAAGCCCCGAGCCCCCCGGAGGGGGTGACTGCCCTGCCGCTCTCCACATCCTCCATCCAGGTGACCTGGAAAGTGCCCCCTCTAGAGGTGACCGATGGAATCATAGGATACGTGTTGCAcatctgcaaggcagggg agCGGAGTagccgggagctgcaggaagCGCTAAACAAGAACACCTTCAAACACGTCCTGAGCAACCTGGAGCCCTCAACCACCTACTCCATCTTCCTGCGGGCGTACTCCCCCGTGGGGGCCAGCAGGGACTCCAACACTGTGCTCGCCACCACTCTGGGGAGCG TTCCCCGGCCTCCAGACTTCTCCATCAAGGTCCTTAACAGCAGCGCGGTGCAGGTGTCCTGGGCGCTCTCGCCGGAACCGGGGCAAGTGCACGGCTACAGACTCCAGCATCGCAAGATCCCGTCAGGATCCTTCCATGGAACGCAGATCCTGCCCGGCAACACCACCTCCTTCACCTACACCAACCTGG AAGCTGCTTCTCTGTATGAGATCAAACTTCTGGCCTTCAACGGAAACGGCGCGGGGAACGGCACGCTGCGCTTTGTGTCACTGCGCCAGAGCGAGGAGTCTCCGCACG ATGCTGACTCGATGTGTCACTGCCAGGAAGGAGAAAGCTCCATGTTGGGGGTTGTGGTGGGAATCCACATTGGTGTGGCCTGTATCATCTTctgtctcctcttcctcctgtTTGGTTATCGAAAAAG CCTCTTCTGCAAGAAGGGGACACAGGATAACTGGACAGTTCCCCAGGTTTTGGAGAACACCCAAAGACAGGGCCAAGATATCCATAGTGAACCAAGACACGAAGGAAAGGATGAGGACCACAGGAAGCCAGCAGAGATGGTTGAACTAATCACACAG AACTCCTCCCAGACACTTGAGATGGATCCAGGACATGTTGAAGTTTCTGTGGAACATAACATATGCCATCAGTCAAGCACCTAG